A genomic region of Gemmata massiliana contains the following coding sequences:
- a CDS encoding zinc ribbon domain-containing protein, with the protein MKKCPYCIADIPIEAKKCKFCGEWVERPEPAAPGPTEMKLTVQPPTRPGPTKDCPYCSAEIPNDAWTCMYCKQNVIGGKPAAVGGMVAVLLIAAIFIFGIWVPGCIDMQRKHKEFDQEWNRVRQDQDKFFGR; encoded by the coding sequence ATGAAGAAGTGCCCGTACTGCATCGCGGACATCCCCATTGAGGCCAAGAAGTGCAAGTTCTGCGGCGAGTGGGTCGAACGGCCCGAACCCGCGGCGCCCGGCCCCACCGAGATGAAGCTGACGGTTCAGCCCCCGACGCGCCCGGGGCCGACAAAGGACTGCCCGTACTGCTCCGCAGAGATCCCGAATGACGCATGGACCTGCATGTACTGCAAGCAGAACGTGATCGGCGGTAAGCCGGCGGCGGTGGGAGGAATGGTAGCCGTCCTACTCATCGCGGCGATCTTTATCTTCGGGATCTGGGTTCCCGGATGTATCGATATGCAGAGGAAGCACAAGGAATTCGACCAAGAGTGGAACCGGGTACGGCAGGATCAGGACAAATTCTTCGGGCGCTAG
- a CDS encoding right-handed parallel beta-helix repeat-containing protein — protein sequence MRVLLTIPVPLLLLLISLSPLTADPPAAKEPSAVKEIVVTKDITLDKGATLNARLVVTASHVTIDGNGATLVGGGEVGNPKSLEGGGIAVRIEGATNVTIKNLKAKGFATGLRATEATALRVEGCDFSDNYHNMAHGWGELPARGGIVLTRVSHSTFTKNRANRVWDGLHLTDCDDNLVSDNDFSHCSNVCAKLWHSSRNRFLNNNLSYGIRIDRAKGEVHARDSTGVLIETGADDNYWYRNDVTHGGDGIFIRVLNGWVSRGNVFVENDTSYANNNCIESWSPGNTYIRNKANHGSYGFWLGGSDHTRLIGNEAAHNGLATGYHHAPEPGFKHGGIVCVNGPGSRFVLDGNHVHHNGGGGIVFRGDLGSKGKDWRIRHWVVQNNRSHDNEWGVYGQYATDVYLANNAFEKNAKGNFFEDVADLREVRGDPAVTRAPSAHLEGPTRAVAGKPVRFSAAASRDPAGGKLGFRWDLAGRIKSGAAIEHTFAEPGVYRVGLTVDNGTLADIGFRDVVVSAAGEEEIGTEGDSGNWGYEFAGDPEKKGRMHFADDGDAVAGGFALRLRPDPYPGAYATAVYPKAKDATWDWSAKTELRVWVKYRNPNLPGWQDVGPVVTLFGPEGKRVIKPKGRNLLSGGESEARWSWQRLRIPLTATNGWEITDEGKFAPNQVKAIGIGMDSFGGDPFTLWLDGLAVR from the coding sequence ATGCGTGTTTTACTCACGATTCCTGTGCCCCTACTGCTACTGCTGATTTCACTCTCTCCCCTGACTGCCGACCCGCCCGCGGCTAAAGAGCCGAGCGCGGTGAAGGAAATCGTCGTCACGAAGGACATCACGCTCGATAAGGGCGCGACCCTCAATGCCCGGCTCGTCGTTACCGCGTCGCACGTCACTATCGATGGCAACGGGGCCACTTTGGTCGGCGGCGGTGAAGTGGGGAACCCGAAATCACTCGAAGGAGGCGGGATTGCGGTTCGGATCGAGGGCGCCACGAACGTCACGATCAAGAACCTCAAAGCGAAGGGGTTCGCGACCGGGCTACGGGCTACCGAGGCGACCGCGCTGCGGGTCGAGGGGTGCGATTTCTCCGACAACTATCACAACATGGCGCACGGTTGGGGGGAACTGCCCGCACGCGGCGGCATCGTTCTCACCCGCGTGTCTCACTCGACGTTCACGAAGAACCGCGCGAACCGGGTGTGGGACGGCCTTCACCTGACGGACTGTGACGACAACCTCGTCAGCGACAACGATTTCTCCCACTGCTCGAACGTCTGCGCGAAGCTGTGGCACTCGTCCCGCAACCGGTTCCTGAACAACAACCTCTCCTACGGCATTCGCATCGACCGGGCCAAGGGCGAAGTCCACGCACGCGACAGCACCGGTGTGCTGATCGAAACGGGGGCCGATGACAACTACTGGTACCGCAACGACGTCACCCACGGCGGCGACGGGATCTTCATCCGCGTGCTGAATGGGTGGGTGTCGCGCGGGAACGTGTTCGTCGAGAACGACACGAGCTACGCCAACAACAACTGCATCGAGAGCTGGTCTCCGGGCAATACCTACATCCGCAACAAGGCCAACCACGGCAGCTACGGGTTCTGGCTGGGCGGCAGCGACCACACTCGGTTGATCGGCAACGAAGCGGCCCACAACGGGCTGGCCACGGGGTACCACCACGCGCCCGAACCGGGCTTCAAGCACGGGGGGATCGTCTGCGTCAACGGCCCCGGCAGCCGCTTCGTCCTGGACGGTAACCACGTCCACCACAACGGCGGTGGGGGCATCGTGTTCCGGGGCGACTTGGGGTCGAAGGGCAAGGACTGGCGCATCCGGCACTGGGTGGTTCAGAACAACCGGTCGCACGACAACGAGTGGGGCGTTTACGGCCAGTACGCGACCGACGTGTACTTGGCCAACAACGCCTTCGAGAAGAACGCCAAGGGCAACTTCTTTGAAGACGTGGCCGACTTGCGGGAAGTGCGCGGCGACCCGGCCGTGACGCGGGCGCCCTCGGCGCACCTGGAAGGGCCGACGCGGGCGGTGGCTGGCAAGCCGGTCCGGTTCAGCGCCGCGGCCAGTCGCGACCCGGCTGGAGGGAAGCTCGGGTTCCGCTGGGATCTGGCGGGGCGCATCAAGTCGGGCGCGGCTATCGAACACACGTTCGCCGAGCCGGGCGTGTATCGCGTGGGGCTGACGGTCGACAACGGCACGCTGGCCGACATCGGGTTCCGGGATGTGGTCGTGTCGGCCGCGGGAGAGGAAGAGATCGGCACGGAGGGCGACTCCGGGAACTGGGGCTACGAGTTCGCTGGCGACCCGGAAAAGAAAGGGCGAATGCACTTCGCCGACGACGGCGACGCGGTAGCCGGCGGGTTCGCGCTGCGGCTCCGGCCGGACCCGTACCCCGGCGCCTACGCGACGGCCGTGTACCCGAAAGCGAAGGACGCGACCTGGGACTGGTCGGCGAAGACCGAGTTGCGCGTGTGGGTCAAGTACCGGAACCCCAACCTCCCGGGTTGGCAGGACGTTGGCCCGGTAGTGACGCTGTTCGGACCAGAGGGGAAGCGTGTTATCAAACCGAAGGGTCGGAACCTGCTCTCGGGCGGCGAGAGCGAGGCCCGGTGGTCGTGGCAGCGGCTTCGCATCCCGCTCACCGCGACGAACGGTTGGGAGATTACGGACGAGGGCAAGTTCGCCCCCAATCAGGTGAAAGCGATCGGGATCGGGATGGATTCCTTCGGCGGCGATCCGTTCACCCTCTGGCTGGACGGGCTGGCGGTCAGGTAG
- a CDS encoding PEP-CTERM sorting domain-containing protein — MLFPRPMAFGFALVVLAAFTALPARAGLLPVAVTVTPESGKFRWTYSVTLPSDTALQAGNYFTIYDFNGFVSGASGAPAGWTLSTPMTGPSLPYINVPDDSTVENLVWTYTGPTIPAGRVQLGEFWVTSLSGASEDGVFVGHNMRSKDHKPDTNVTETRIPVPAPPGVPEPSTLVLAGIGLSAFGLLRRARRA, encoded by the coding sequence ATGTTGTTCCCTCGCCCTATGGCGTTCGGGTTCGCGCTAGTCGTTTTGGCCGCGTTCACCGCTCTCCCCGCTCGTGCGGGCTTGCTCCCGGTGGCCGTGACCGTCACTCCGGAAAGTGGAAAGTTCCGTTGGACTTACTCCGTCACGCTGCCCAGCGACACCGCGCTCCAGGCCGGTAACTACTTCACCATCTACGACTTCAACGGATTCGTTTCGGGCGCCTCGGGCGCACCAGCCGGTTGGACGCTTTCGACCCCGATGACCGGGCCGTCGCTGCCGTACATCAACGTCCCCGACGATTCCACCGTTGAGAACCTCGTTTGGACGTACACCGGGCCGACGATCCCCGCGGGCCGGGTCCAATTGGGGGAGTTCTGGGTCACGTCGCTGTCCGGGGCCAGTGAGGACGGGGTGTTCGTCGGCCACAACATGCGCTCGAAGGACCACAAGCCCGACACGAACGTCACCGAGACGCGGATTCCCGTCCCCGCACCGCCGGGCGTGCCCGAACCGAGCACGCTGGTTCTGGCCGGGATTGGGTTGTCCGCCTTCGGATTGCTCCGCCGCGCTCGCCGCGCGTGA